The following are encoded in a window of Impatiens glandulifera chromosome 5, dImpGla2.1, whole genome shotgun sequence genomic DNA:
- the LOC124939116 gene encoding histone deacetylase HDT3-like codes for MNTYVKIVTAKVEAVKPIATKAKTVTKPETSSKQKDMEGDFDDSDDDEDDSDDEEETQLPRSLLMIRREKMQQRFLFKLRRRRLISPLKRKMGKKVAHVATPHLVKQAGKGQQSPKFDAKITYKSCTKTFTSDSALQSHARVKHDAK; via the exons ATGAATACATATGTTAAAATTGTAACAGCTAAGGTGGAGGCTGTAAAACCCATTGCAACTAAGGCTAAAACTGTTACAAAGCCTGAAACATCTTCCAAGCAAAAG GATATGGAAGGTGATTTTGATGACtcagatgatgatgaagatgactctgatgatgaagaggaaACCCAACTCCCAAGAAG CCTATTAATgataagaagagagaaaatgcAGCAAAGATTCCTGTTCAAGCTAAGAAGGCGAAGGCTGATATCACCCCTCAAAAGAAAG ATGGGGAAAAAGGTAGCTCATGTAGCTACTCCTCATCTAGTAAAGCAAGCAGGAAAAGGACAACAAAGCCCAAAATTTGATGCCAAAATCACTTACAAATCCTGCACCAA GACATTCACCTCCGACAGTGCTCTTCAATCTCATGCCCGAGTAAAGCATGACGCCAAGtag